Genomic segment of Nilaparvata lugens isolate BPH chromosome 6, ASM1435652v1, whole genome shotgun sequence:
ATGTTTCTGTCACGAATCCATAGCCCTTCACCAACATATTCCaacaaatcattaataaataacGAGAAGAGCATGGGTGACAATAAACAACCCTGTCTCAAGCCACAAAATGTCTCAAACTCGCCAGTAAGCCCATTCGATGTGCACACTGCAGATCGCgtacatttatataattcttGTGTCATCTTGATCAGTTTCGAAGGTACTCCCATTTCATGCAACTTATACCAGAGAGCCCTTCTATCTATAACGTCAAATGCAGATTTGAAATCCACGTACATGCAATAcactctacttcttctttttgctGTTTTCAATGCGACTATACTTctcaagttgaaaatattatctaCCGTTGAATACCCCTTTCTAAAACCAGCTTGACTCTCTGTTAATACGCTATTTTGGCTCACCCATTTCTCGAATCGCCTCAGTAATATCCCCGCAAACACTTTTACTCCTGCATCTATGAATGTTATACCTCGATAATTCTGAACTAGCGCAATGTCCCCTTTCTTATGTATAGGGAAAATGATAGCTTTTCCAAAACAGGCCGGCAGTTGCCCGAACCCAATAGCGCTGTTAAAAATTCCAAGCAATACATCTACGAAACATTGTGGGGcgtatttgaaaaattctcctGGTATGCCGTCCACTCCTGTCGCTTTCGCAtctttcaactttttcaatactGCCACTATTTCGGAACGGCTTATCTCAGCGTCATAAATATGATCTTGCCAACAAGGTTCAGCATACAAGATAGTCTTCGCCCTCCCCTCTAAAGCCAACAGACCTTGAAAATGCATCACCCACTCCTCCGCTGTTATATCCACTGAAAACTTATATGTACTCCGTTTGAAAATTTTAACAAGCTTCCAAAATTCTGTTGTATCCCTTATTGCTTTGAATTTATTCCCAATGCTCTCGTAATAATCCTTCTTTTTCTGTGTACACATAGTTTTATATGCTTTGTTTGCACTTATGTACATGTTTCTAGTCCATTCATTATTACAAGTTCTAAACAGCTGCAAATTAGCAAAACTTTTATCTCTAGCTTTTCTACAGTCCCAATCAAAccatatatttttacaaattttggaatttctctttTTATCAATCGCCTGTCTGCCAGCAGCCTCATGTATCATCTTCAATAAATTAGACCAACTATTATCTACATCCCCCTCAGAGTTGAAATCTCTACATCTCACCTCCAGCTCATTTTTGTAAATATCCGCGTTTTcctttttccattttaatttcgACTGTGGCTTGAGTATCTGATTGGGCTGGTCTTTTATCCTAAGCTTTAACCGTAGAGTAATTGGCATATGATCAGAGAAAATGCAACTGCTCACCATGAAATCATGTATCTTTCCCAATAAGCTTGCTGATACTAAACACAGATCAATAACTGAACACCCCATAGCTCCAATAAAAGTATACTCTCCTTCCCAATCACCCTTCATTCTACCGTTCAACACCGTCAAACCAAATTCATCACACATATTCATAATCATACGCCCTCTTGCATTAACAACCTTATCCTTTGAGCATCTAATCGACTCGATTCCCCAATCACTCTCTATAAGTTCGACAGGAAGAACCTGTCCCTCCCCTATCCTACCGTTGAAATCCCCCataattatcatttctatttcatTATCACATGCTTCCAATAAACTACACATTCTATTGTAATCAGCTTCCCATGAAGAGCTACTGACAAAATAACTTGGAACCAAATATAAAGACCTATCTCTTTCAACGGTCATTGTTATTATCTGCATCCCATTTACTTTAAGAAAATTGCATTCTCCTTTCCTAGCTTTTTTAAATCCTAACAAAATTCCCCCACTCGCCCTACCAAAATGCCTCTCTCTTTCGGCTGATACCCATTCAAgattgtaatttgaaaaataatttatatatttacagAAGTCTTTCACTTCCACGAAAGTTTCTatcaaaaaaaatatatcataactTTGAACAAAATCAATAAAACCTGGTATCTGGCACTTACCTCTCAAGCCTGCAACATTATAAGCTAGAATTTTACAGTCATTATCATTTTCCTGCACCTGACAGACACATTTTTCCTATTCATCATTTCTAGCGTCTTTTGCAATGTcttctaaaatttttgaaaaatcgtaGTTGAACATCTCTTTTAATTTTTGTACACCGTCCTGTTGGCCACAGTGAAGCCACATCTCTCCAGTCAAGGCGAACGAGACTCCCTCGACGATGAGTCGGTCAGCGACGATTGACATCCGTGTCTGGCCGACGACTTGCGCGATCTCCTTCTTCAGACGCGCCAGCTTTCCCCGCTTCCTCCTCGTCTCCTCACAGAAATCTCGGTGCACTATGTAGCCGGTGCCTCTCAGTGTTTTCACTCGACTGAAGATACTTGCGACGTCTTCGTCTCTAGGGATATGGGCGATGAGAGGTGCATTGTTCCTTTTTGGTCCTAGTACATGGgttctattgataataatctCTTTACTGCATTTCAAAACATCTTTACAGAATCCCGCCACAATTTTTCCGCAGTCTTCATTGGAATTATATTGGAGTCCTTTGAATATACATTATTCCTCCTAGAACGATCTTCTATATTATTCACTCTTTCACCCACTTGAACTATTTTCCTCTTCAGATGCTCAACTTCCTCTTTGAGTTCAGCATTTTCCTTCACAAGCCTTTGAATTTCTTTCGTTAAGCCATCCATATCTTCTTTATTTGCTAAAACCTTTAGCTTTTCATCAAGaagttttccaataatttccgTCATATCATCAAGCATTCCTTGCTTTTCGGCGCTTGCTACCGTCGCCCTCTTTGCGGCATTTGGCTCACTCTCCGGTGATGAACGATCTCGCTTATCCCCTCTACCCGCTGACAAGAACCTATCCATGTATAACTGTTTGAATGTGATAACAAATTGATACGAAACGAGAATTTAGTTCTTGACCTATATCACAGTTAAACACTTGGGCGTTCAACAGGTGTTAGAGATGCTTTTATCTATCTCGCGATAAGGATGATTGAAGCAAAGGGTGAGTTTACGTAATGCACCAGTCAAGGTCGTCGCAGCACAGTTATTATCTGTTCCTTCCTCGATTCACTCGCAAGTCCAATTTTGCCCCGATCAGCTGTTGTTTGATGAATTCAATTCTGATCGCTTGAAGTTGAATCACAGTTAGGTTAACCGAAACTCGAAAGAGGATTTCTAAATTGTTTACTCAAAAAACTCTATTGAAGTTATGAATCCCGTCTCACCATACCAAGCACTGCACACTCGACACCGTAATTCACAGTTTTTGTTGAAGATAGTTTAATAATTCACGTAAGTACACAGAGCTATTCTCAAACTTGTTTACCAGTACATGGCAGGCGTGCCAACTCTcaccaactcaatatgtaccacctttgttgccatacacacaaacagacaaatgtaggctttcaaaacacaaggattaCGACGTCTCATCATAGTAATACGCAGAgtaatccacaccacaattttcaaatggtttgcattttgacactcgacaagcaggcaggtcacccatttttggaataattgcattattactaggtcgaacacggaaacaatgattacacttaaagacacaaatacgaataatagagcgagcagacagtatccagaatttctgtctgatcaaggacaacaataatgAAGGTCCAGCgtgacaattcttcttgtgatgataatcaattaacatcgaTATGAAAGCGTcagattttggtaagatcatctgatgacaagtctcaaattcaagtccagcatgagacaaacgactgCCGATgcgaatcacacctttatcaatgaatggagacaggcgacgtaggcgcatagaacaatcctctcccttctctaattgcacaaattcagatgaaaaatgtatcttctgtaccactttacatagatacctctcagcaacatcgaaatctgattcttctgattggggtaagattcgtaagaatttgagaccaagaattacaattctcaaaagacgaccataatccgaacaacgaccaatcaatgaatatactgcattgctgttacaatcaggagattttgtgactgtcaacactgacggttttttcgcctccggtggatccacgatctcttccatttgagttcggacaggccaatcgcattcgtcctctgctatccatgatggacctgagagccacaacggaaagttcacaagctcaactggtgataaacctctagacaaacaatcagcgggattttcaattccggcaacatgcatccactcctgtatacaagaatcctgtatttttgcgatgcgattaccaacaaaagtttgccatttcgtgGATGGAgtattaatccaacacaaggtgactgtagaatcagagagtgcgacaatacgagacacatgacaacgttcactaataatagtgactactgaattcatgagttctgccaacaagagtgccgcacacaactccaaacgaggtattgaaacaactttagatggtgctaccttggactttgaacacaataatacaactcttggctcctcgctctccttctgtgacttcacatagataactgcaccataaccagacaatgatgcgtcacaaaaaccaatcaaactgatgtgagaatcctgaaacaaaccaacgtgacgtggaacagcaaatttcaacaatagaggcaactctttttgacaattctcccaaagagtgcagatagactcaggcggcttctcgtcccaatccactcctaatttccacagtttctggacaagacattttagaaataatgtaaacggtgacaagagaccaagtggatcatagatatgagccatcactgacagaatagaatgcttagtagcgacgacctcaccactcttgactgaaaactgaaacagatcagtactgggttgccaattcaatcccaagatagccaaggagttgtctgcttcgaaatccttgtacgaaaacgatttctcttcctccgagaatttctccaacattgatggtgaatttgaagtccactttgtgagcgagaaacctcctccctcaaacagctgcttggactgacgatacagctccgcggcctctgactctgtggcgacagatgtgactaagtcgtccatgaacatgtctcttggtattctcgccttggctgctggaaaacgatttccatcctcctctacaagctggtggacggtgcgaagcgccaaatatggagagcttgaaacaccaaaaacaacacaattgagctgataaatttcgattggatcctccggcgaaaatctccacaatacacgctgataacgacggcaggaatcctccactaatatctgtcgatacatttgtttaatgtcggcagttagtgcgattgggaacaaacgaaaattaactaacaaaacaaaaatgtcagtctgcaatttgggaccagcatgaagaacctggttcaatgacaaacccgatgatgttctggaaccagcatcaaatacaattggatgggcgtggtagtgctgcttgctttcacaatggcgtgatgcggtatgtagtaaccacctcggtctgtctgatctgctacaaacaacatgtgaccctgacgtaggtaatcgatcaatattttatgatatgaaatacaagtattgctgtcaagctctagtcatctctccaaagtcagcagtctgcgttcggtgacagcatacgaatctcccaagctgctgggcggctccgcaaatgacaaggcaacaacaaaacgaccagaattcacacgatgtacagacttccgaaaatttgcctcacactccaactcttccggtttcagttgacagcttggtgcggggcacgattccaactcccaaaaacgttccacaaaactatccaacgatggactactaacgaatggactacagatggctgtaaaacaattcgacacattcgtggttgaagtgagaatcggcactctccccatcagaatgtgaccaaagacactattaacagtcatcaatttgtgcgattcacctgtactaggactcccacgtagcaagtgaggaactaactccgcaccaatgatgccatctattctactaggaaggtagaatttgtcgtcagccagtgtgagattttcaagatgatgaagtttggatctgtcgatttcacaagaaggcaacttgtcgatgattttatctaccactgtggcatccatcaaaaacttgacggtaggatccaacttcgactgaatcgacacacaagtacgacctcgaacttcactagtacaccaccgaatccacgaacaacggttttcatgggctggaatggtagtctcaaacgccgacacaatttggctgtaacaaaatgacactgactcccggtgtcaaccaagaaacgaacatcacaaagctgatcattacaatctcgaacatgtgcagtgatagtcgacaacacaacggtcgaattttttacatcgttggatgtagaacaacaactaataggtgatgtgccacctgccttggagttcgacgaggacgcaacaccttcattggaacttgatctggaaaagtgcaataaagaatgatgagattctcgacattgagcacactgagttttactacgacaatctctactcaaatgatccacatcaagacaacgaaaacaacaaaactttcctttaatcaaacaataacgatcccaaggagtcattttcaagaaacttgcacaatgtactaaccgatgaccggttttgagcacttcagacaattgggatttttactagatgcatcgttagatgaatcattagattgaaccacaaacacctttgatttattatcctttttgtgctcatattaaacgattcagtctgtttctcatcagaaggaagagtctaatatttgcttttcaatgaatttgacataatcggtataagttggcatagccttgtcacggacggccgattcaaaattctacgagaacttggatccagcaatctcaagccatgatagaggaatatcgagtctgacaaatcagtgagtcgcaatctcttcactgcattgattgaactgcaaaacccatccaaaatcgcaatacaacctgccttgattctgattttattggacgaaattcaaaaatttgtttgaaataggcatcgacttgcgcccgtggatcgttatagcgggtcaataattctgccaaattatttgataattgttagccaatggtggcaaatgacgacaaatatttgctgcttgtccagtaagtctacttacaagatattggaccttctgctgatcgttcaaactcttgttgtcatgtaccaatgcctcaaatagttcataaaacaccgaccattgagtctggttccgaaaaatttcggaaggtcgattttaggcagtaccgactcggacacgaccggctgtgcactagctgctgtagctgccgaagattgagcaatagcatcagtcgcctctttctgtttgagagtgttagccgctacttcaatatactgaaacagatctaggtgtgagtcgttgaatgctacaacatgatctttattcaactcaagttccagttcattaaccactaattctgtcttttcataatccgaaatggtctgagacatccgaggatacaagattgaaaattgctcagcaacttttggatcagagacatttttagacagttcataaattctttgcaatctggcatacaattgttccagtttagcgcgatgcaccctgatttgtttctgtaatttttcctccatcttgaactcatacacaaaacaattcagccccgacaatacaaacaacagacaataaaacaagaatgtgttcaaaaactagatgaaaggaagaatcacgactagtaagttatcaaagttaaactttgattatcaattcacaagattttttttttttattttattttattcacgtatcatacaattttaacaacacaattacaattataaaatgaatattagaacCCACATAGACTATTATGTCCGTGTGTGGGAGCAGTTCTTAAGATTAGTTgtgttacaataaaaatattgggCTATAAGTATAAGATGCATAtggtaaatgaaataaaaatagattatatttaatatatttttaggattaattatataaaaaaatcaatttgaatttgagaaggaagaaagatagatccattggaagaaaattagacaaTCGGCTTGAATAAtacctatttttataatttattaataattattattttcatcacaccagaacagccggaatcGCTTTTTGCAAGATGTATTTGGTAAGAAAAAcagataaaaatttgaatttctaaCATAAggtgatttgattaaattctctgCATCCTGCCATCCAACATACATTAACCATTCAGAAATTCTGTGCTTTAGCACTACAGTGACTCGGCCCGCCCCAGCCTCAACTATTTCTGGAGGAAGGTTTCTATACAGCCATTGCGAAATGTAAAATGGATTGTGCCTTTGCAAACTGATACTAATAGTAGGATTAAATAAACGTGACATTGTTTGGTTTCTGGTTAGATGACTGTGTTGAATCTCTCTGAAAAAAGTGtccttattattgaaaatgtaaattactaaagtttttatgaaaatctgcCTAACATTCATTActggaaatatattgaatagtaGATTGGTGGAAAACgctggtttttttgtaatatggtTTTAATTATCAACCTCTGGGCGATCAAACCAATTTCTAATTTTGGCAAGGTCATGGGATGCGTGCTTGTATGCCTCACCCCACGTGCAGCCCTCAGATACCACAGCcgtatcatccgcaaacaaGAACAGTTTCCCTTTAATTTTCATTtgcttatattattaatataatcaaGAACATAGAGGGCCCAATGTACTGCCCTGGACTACTCCGTACTCTATTGGTAAGTTTGCTAAGAGATCCATTGATTGAGACAATTGTGAGCGATTCCCTAGATAACTAGTGAACCCCTCCAATTCTCTATTTCTCACATCCTTTGTTTCTagttttttgtaaagctttgtCCTATCAATCgcatcaaaagcttttgctatATTGTGATGTTTGCTCCTAGGGGGGTTATCTcttgatagagtcccacgttatgaagctattgtgagaagttgtggattgcaatccttcacagatgatacgatgtttctggtatttataagagcagtctctaaattccctcttttgcgaataaattcacaaaaattaaggccttccgctcgcaaaattactgggttcaaacctcagctctagctcagtggcagaaacatgaattttaaagtacaaataatcaccataaggttcaaagACCagtattgataattcttacctgCTGCTTCTAtgagttcttgaagaataccagtaaggaaattaaaagaatatttgatgactgattatcagtaaccatgtccactagagaataatcaggaccaactatagttgtttctagttgattcttaaaacgctcgtcgtgaatacaagtattcaccaatatacccttcaaaattccttagagcttacaacgccagttctgaagctctctggatccttatgatataactggaaccttattatataatttcttgatatacttgttctggctgaaaatgaatatcatcaaaggatgaaaaTATTGAGTGCTTGGAATAAGTAATatcattgattcaataattaaatgcTGCTagatatttgttggtaccaaaacagctcaaactatatacaCGAGATGAATTGggatataaaaaaaattctataaatttgtatactgacataaaacacaaaatatattcccacaaaaagatgtgcataagatattcgatataactataattcacttaaataatctacttttaaaatctgaataattatcacaggctttgctaatattcacaataatgatttcaaattcataaatatattatatttaatactggtacttagattTCCATCAAGCAaaattctgccaataaaacctgttcggtctataagtttgatatgatatactttggtcaattaacaaaattaatatttaataaattaatattcaaacatgagatctcagggctttaatatgaattcgggctgtgcatggaagtaagcttcctacatataataaataaatttataaaatgttcttgtgaactatgtgatattgttcaacacgtggtgactttctatttttattctaattaattggaatagcgcttttttattaattattaccccactgacgtagaaaaatgagctcatttggtttgacttatcactcactgactgaagttctggatgttctcgtggattgaattaattatttccaataattaattaggtaggttccttttcgtcactgctgggctaacgcgtgatccagattcttataagtttctttcgaattaaagctattttatgggaatctttacaattacgaactccttgatagcactgagttcacaaaattaacattcaacaaacatacattacatttaaaaagggtttggcttaataattcattaaaaatttttaaaaggaataagaaaagaccctaaactccatgtgtatcctctcgggttgggatcttaagccagaaaaaggaggttttcagaaaaatttgcttcttcctagaataattctgtaagctactctctgattggccttcaatttaatagactcaatacaattggttgccttgggaatcagggcttcctcggctttataatagaaaaaattaaataaaagaagttttcatgcaaatatatggagtgtttatcttaaattgaattcataaataaatcgtaacatacgattttaatagataatacatttagtttttatatgagttttgtatactcttgatttatcatgcttttttagattataacaaatatttatacagaataatagttatttgtatttctacacatcgacttcctttagtatacataatatatcttttatgagtgaattttatatgattcaaccggtcatatgggttgatcgaataatcagctgattcgttgtGTTGGttgttctaataattatcgatttatccaagatcgactaattcttttcaaaacgtaaacaagtaactctaacctcaatgttcatgcattttattttttttttttttaatccgccaataataattatgccgctttataattttttatcttgccaatgggttctcataattattaaatcacaataatacatgttttcttatcattgttgataatgctattactcctaatcgctaataatacttgattgagttgatttactcttggataggtctaaccttctttccaattttatagttctattacattttattggctcatttagaaagatttggtggtttcaaattaccacgtgacacaaaacgccctctgatttctgatttaaaacgacaattcgagaatataatataaattttatgatccagttggttttggatcagaatcatacatgttacaaagtctgctaataactctactgagaatcttactcctaacaattcaacacatatacaacaataaataaattcaattcaaatacatacgccttacatcggccaatctccttctacacacaatacacaatataaactatctcctcctccaatataatataaatctttttctaatccacgctctgccctcaggccagaagcacatttgaatgttggtgcaaaatcattgccacctaacaaactgataattctccgacttgcagagtataacatattttctccctcaacatagaacagtgatttgtacatttttatttcattctcttgcagaaatgggctttgttttcatataatggatatttttaaggataatctttggtaggttttatcaacaagaacttcttattcctctaatacattgagacttgggattaatgctttggtggtaactatgcggtttgatcatttggcggatattttagtgattttcttaatagtttatacataaataatataatataatatctttataatatctctacatgcaattcacatttataacACTTGATCTTCTTGTTCGGGGtatcaactttgatgatttaataggcattgactactCTGGTTTCGTANNNNNNNNNNNNNNNNNNNNNNNNNNNNNNNNNNNNNNNNNNNNNNNNNNNNNNNNNNNNNNNNNNNNNNNNNNNNNNNNNNNNNNNNNNNNNNNNNNNNACGTGCGTCAGCTGCAGGAGCGCGTACTCAAGGAAAAGCGCACGTGGGCCTGGCGTTCGACGGCGACGGCGATTCGCGTGATGATGGGGACCATCTGGGCAACAAGGTGGACGGCGATCAGATCCTGTACATCATCGCCCGTGAAGGCCTGCGTCAGGGCCAGCTGCGCGGCGGCGCAGTCGGCACCCTGATGAGCAATATGGGACTGGAGCTGGCGCTGAAACAGCTGGGCATTCCGTTCGCTCGCGCCAAAGTGGGTGACCGTTACGTGCTGGAGAAGCTGCAGGAGCTGGGTTGGCGCATCGGTGCGGAAAACTCCGGCCATGTGATCCTACTGGACAAAACCACCACCGGCGACGGCATCGTGGCCGGGCTGCAGGTGCTGACCGCCATGGTGCGCAACCACATGAGCCTGCATGACCTGTGCAGCGGCATGAAGCTGCTGCCGCAGATCCTGGTCAACGTGCGCTTCGCCGGCGATCACAATCCGCTGGAGTCCGACGCGGTGCGTAAAGTCACCGAGCAGGTGGAAGCCGAACTGGCCGGCCGCGGCCGGGTGCTGCTGCGCAAATCGGGCACCGAACCGCTGATCCGCGTGATGGTGGAAGGCGAGGACGAACAGCAGGTGACCGCGCTGGCGCATCGCATCGCCGACGCGGTGAAATCCGCTGGTTTTAAAACAGACAGTTAGCCGCCGGGCTCGGCAAAGCTGAGCCGGAGAGGCGATTGTTGGCGTTTTTTTTCCGCAAACGCGCCGGCGGCTGCAAATTGCCCTTGCGCGGGTGGCGCTTTGGTTAGTATTCACACCCGCTTCAGTAGGCAGTTTATAAAAACGCCTGCTTGATGAGTGTGAAGCATTGGCATGCGGTGAGGCCGCAAGGATACGGGTACTACTATGTACGAAGCTCTTCTGGTAATTTTCCTGCTGATCTCAATCGGGCTGGTTGCTCTGATTATGCTGCAGCAAGGTAAAGGCGCTGATATGGGAGCCTCTTTCGGAGCAGGTGCATCAGGCACGTTGTTCGGTTCGAGTGGTTCCGGTAACTTTATGACCCGCATGACTGCTGTGCTGGCGACGCTGTTTTGTCATCAGCCTGATTCTGGGCAAACCTCAGCAGCAACCAAAGCAAGAAAGGCAGCGAGTGGGAAACCTGGGTCAGCCAGTGAAAACTGAGCAGACAACCGCGCCGGCAGCA
This window contains:
- the LOC120352056 gene encoding phosphoglucosamine mutase-like — translated: MIEAKAAGARTQGKAHVGLAFDGDGDSRDDGDHLGNKVDGDQILYIIAREGLRQGQLRGGAVGTLMSNMGLELALKQLGIPFARAKVGDRYVLEKLQELGWRIGAENSGHVILLDKTTTGDGIVAGLQVLTAMVRNHMSLHDLCSGMKLLPQILVNVRFAGDHNPLESDAVRKVTEQVEAELAGRGRVLLRKSGTEPLIRVMVEGEDEQQVTALAHRIADAVKSAGFKTDS